The following are from one region of the Syngnathus acus chromosome 19, fSynAcu1.2, whole genome shotgun sequence genome:
- the dusp3a gene encoding dual specificity protein phosphatase 3 isoform X2, with translation MKKHHSPAKQPAAAADVPPAVAASTQGGEVTVQQLNELLSNGSGFYSLPTQHFNEVFPRIYIGNAFVAQNAMRLQKLGVTHVLNMAEGTSFMHVNTSADFYAGTAIAYHGIKANDTEQFDLSAFFEEGADFIDKALAHNNGKGKVYVHCREGYSRSPTMVVAYLMLRHKMDARQAVATVRQKREIGPNDGFLRLLCQLNEKLAREGKLNGESPVV, from the exons CTGCAGACGTCCCGCCAGCTGTTGCGGCGTCGACTCAGGGCGGTGAGGTGACCGTCCAGCAACTCAATGAGCTGCTGTCGAACGGCAGCGGCTTCTATAGCCTCCCGACGCAGCACTTCAACGAGGTCTTCCCGAGGATATACATTGGCAACGC GTTCGTGGCCCAGAATGCAATGCGCCTGCAGAAGCTGGGCGTGACGCACGTGCTGAACATGGCGGAAGGCACCTCCTTCATGCACGTCAACACCAGCGCCGACTTCTACGCCGGCACGGCCATCGCCTACCACGGCATCAAGGCCAACGACACGGAACAGTTCGACCTCAGTGCCTTCTTTGAGGAGGGCGCCGATTTTATTGACAAGGCCCTTGCGCACAACAATGGCAAAG GGAAAGTGTACGTGCACTGCCGGGAAGGCTACAGCCGCTCGCCCACCATGGTGGTGGCTTACCTCATGCTGCGCCACAAAATGGACGCCCGGCAGGCAGTGGCCACCGTACGGCAAAAGAGGGAGATCGGCCCCAATGACGGCTTCCTGCGCCTGCTGTGCCAACTCAACGAGAAACTGGCCCGTGAGGGCAAGCTGAACGGCGAG TCTCCCGTGGTGTAA
- the dusp3a gene encoding dual specificity protein phosphatase 3 isoform X1, with protein sequence MKKHHSPAKQPAAAADVPPAVAASTQGGEVTVQQLNELLSNGSGFYSLPTQHFNEVFPRIYIGNAFVAQNAMRLQKLGVTHVLNMAEGTSFMHVNTSADFYAGTAIAYHGIKANDTEQFDLSAFFEEGADFIDKALAHNNGKGKVYVHCREGYSRSPTMVVAYLMLRHKMDARQAVATVRQKREIGPNDGFLRLLCQLNEKLAREGKLNGEVGKLKTK encoded by the exons CTGCAGACGTCCCGCCAGCTGTTGCGGCGTCGACTCAGGGCGGTGAGGTGACCGTCCAGCAACTCAATGAGCTGCTGTCGAACGGCAGCGGCTTCTATAGCCTCCCGACGCAGCACTTCAACGAGGTCTTCCCGAGGATATACATTGGCAACGC GTTCGTGGCCCAGAATGCAATGCGCCTGCAGAAGCTGGGCGTGACGCACGTGCTGAACATGGCGGAAGGCACCTCCTTCATGCACGTCAACACCAGCGCCGACTTCTACGCCGGCACGGCCATCGCCTACCACGGCATCAAGGCCAACGACACGGAACAGTTCGACCTCAGTGCCTTCTTTGAGGAGGGCGCCGATTTTATTGACAAGGCCCTTGCGCACAACAATGGCAAAG GGAAAGTGTACGTGCACTGCCGGGAAGGCTACAGCCGCTCGCCCACCATGGTGGTGGCTTACCTCATGCTGCGCCACAAAATGGACGCCCGGCAGGCAGTGGCCACCGTACGGCAAAAGAGGGAGATCGGCCCCAATGACGGCTTCCTGCGCCTGCTGTGCCAACTCAACGAGAAACTGGCCCGTGAGGGCAAGCTGAACGGCGAGGTGGGCAAACTTAAgaccaaatga
- the sost gene encoding sclerostin, whose protein sequence is MHAAPPLLLSLLLLRGCCCASGAAAKAWRQVSNDGTEFIRDYSHNSNNNTMNNNNRAKTGGRTSNSVSYSASELSCRELLSTRYITDGSCRSAKPVKELVCSGQCLPSHLMPNSIGRGKWWRTGGGTSDYRCIPAHSRTRRVQLHCSNGNTRTYKIRMITSCKCKRFRPHHNQSEAKEVPRLPRKKKHGRSSQDRNKNNTPLTDNSY, encoded by the exons ATGCACGCTGCTCCCCCGCTGCTCCTcagcctgctgctgctccgcGGATGCTGCTGCGCCTCCGGAGCCGCCGCCAAGGCTTGGAGGCAGGTGTCCAACGACGGCACGGAATTCATACGGGACTACTCGCACAACAGCAATAACAACACCATGAATAACAACAACAGGGCCAAAACAGGAGGAAGAACAAGCAACTCAGTCTCTTACA GCGCCTCGGAGCTCAGCTGCAGGGAGCTGCTTTCTACCCGCTACATCACAGACGGATCCTGTCGTAGCGCCAAGCCGGTGAAAGAGCTAGTGTGCTCGGGCCAGTGTCTGCCCTCACACCTCATGCCCAACTCAATCGGCCGTGGCAAGTGGTGGAGGACCGGCGGCGGAACCTCGGACTACCGTTGCATCCCGGCGCACTCGCGAACGCGCCGGGTGCAGCTGCACTGTTCCAACGGCAACACTCGGACTTACAAGATCCGCATGATCACATCTTGCAAGTGCAAGCGATTTCGGCCGCACCACAACCAGTCCGAAGCCAAGGAGGTCCCGCGGTTGCCCCGCAAGAAGAAGCACGGCCGCTCGTCCCAGGACAGAAACAAGAACAACACGCCCTTGACAGACAACTCGTATTAA